Genomic window (Ostrea edulis chromosome 9, xbOstEdul1.1, whole genome shotgun sequence):
ATATAGTCCATTGTTTTAcctgcttgattgatttttgaccttattctcttgataaaaacaacaaacacaaaacaaaattttatctagactTCCTATCTTGAATCAATGACTTCGTAAGATCCATGGACGATTGAAAGTAGTACGCAATTAGTGAACACTGATCCCGATCGAGTATGACTCAGCTAGTTTACATAGCGATTGATatcgggatcgaagttcattttTCATGCATTACTTCCAACCCTGAACTACCGATAAACTTTTCACCaaattgtttggagacttctttacataaaaaaacaATTGTCCAATCGGACAAATGCCCATCAATACTCACTTGTCCGAAATGTTTTTCCACTGGTACCAGACAAGCGGACAAACGTTAATGTTGACCCCTGTATTGTGCTCTAAACTACCCCCAAGGGTCACActttttacaaatttaaatctgcagtgacaagaagctttcatgtaaatgtaaacttctctggcccaatggttcttaagatttttaaagattttcccgatatatttatatgtaaaactttgatcccatattgtggcccaaacctacctcTGGGGACCAAgactttaacaaacttcaatctgcactatgtcaggaagcttacatgaaaatttgtactttcctggcccagtggttctttaagAAATTGTatccccatcctacccccaggtgccatgattttaacaaacttaacatacaaatttcagctcttctggcatAATGGTgctagaagatttttaaattgccccatcctatttttacatttttgtgattatctccgcTTTCAAGGAGGTATGACCCTTcctttgaacaaagttgaaagcccttcatccaaggatgctttttgcaaaGCTTGGTTGAATTTGtcccagtgattctggagaagaaaagatttacagacagatggacagacgacggacaacagtcAATCAtattagctcacttgagctttcagctcaggtgagctaaaacaccCTGGTAGAGGAGAGACATCAACGTCTAGAAGAGGCCCTAAGGCCTTATCGGTGGCCTtgtattaattaaaagtatcactagtcccaagggctatgaaatctagaacaaaatgcccatgggccacatcgttcacctgagcagcagttccttgcaataaacaagcttgagcaaaactatcattatacaagcagcttggttcagaaaaactTTTCGAAGAGAAGGATTAAAAACTCacaaattatcaaacttaattaaacgcgactacaaattcatcaattatcatatgcccttgtagaagGATATggactttcatatgaacaaatttcatccaaggatgctttgtgccaagtatggttccctatacattcacctgtaaaactttgatcccctattgtggtcccttCCTAACCCCTGGGGTCATGacttttgcaaacttgaatctccatattgtcaggaaactttcatgtcaatttcatGCAGCTCTTctgatccagtggttcttgagaaaaattttaaaCGACCCTTCattattttggcatttttgtgattatcgcCCCTTTGaaagggcatggcccttcatttgaacaaagtgaatccccttcacctaaggatgatttgctccaagtttgattgaattttGTCCAGTAGTTCTGGTGAAGActacaaattttgattttgatggtTCAGGTGTCAGAGCTACAAAGAAGTCTGGTAGATTCTTTTGATTCAACATACAAGCCCAAAAGCAAGTTAAACTATACATGCAAAGCTTGGGAAACTACATGAACAAATTTGCTCACAACCCCCTTATCCACAAGATTCTTTCCCcaattttcgaaaaagagtcatatatatatatatatataattatataatatagATATATCCACATACACCTACCTTGGCATTGGTGTCTTTTTTTGAGCTTTTCCTGCAAATagttattttataatcatttaaATCATGttcaaagaaagacaactctacGAAGAATGTATTGTCatctttcaatttaaaaaatccttaaatttccCCCCAAGATATCGGCTTCTTATAAAAACTATTTACACACTGCAAAATATTAAAgcagtataaaaaaaaaaatcatacaatttTTTTCACCGATTTACAATTATCTTGCTACAAATTTCACATTGGTTAAGAAACACATGCATTTGTGTGTCATATTCGCCATCCCCCATGTAAAGATTCACCCtgcatttatatgtaaatacatcACAAGACCCCATCTTACTTTTTCTCTGGACTACTACTGACTTCCTCTTCTTCCTCATCTTCCTCCTCATCCCCATCACTCTCCATCTCCTCCTCCTCAACATCATCATCCTGAAATATAATTATACTGCCCAACCCTCTACCACTCAAGCTattcatttcattaaaaaaaataccatttACGAGATTGAGATCAACTGCATAGTTCAGACACAACATGAAGAGAAGCTGGATCACCTTGCATAACAAATGCTTAATACTTTAAATGGAGACAATATCAAAGCCAAAAGACAAACAATATTCACCTCCTCGTCTTCACTTTCCGATTCCGTTTCCACCTTTTTCTTCTGAAGTGATAAAAACATCCCCATCAAGACAAGGTGACCAAACTCTTAGAATTGTGTCTGTAGACTTAAACAGCTTCATTCAACAGGTCTTAGACAGAATAGCTCACCTTGGCTTTGCCTTTTCCTTTTGCTGCCAAAGCTTTCCTCTTCTTACTTGTGGCTTCTTTCTTTGGCGATTCCTCATCAGTTTCCTTCAGATCCTCCTCCTCAGTCTCTGTATAATCTTCTAGATCTTCATCCTGACCCATATTTTCTTCTGGGTATTCTGTAAAAagcatttttgaaattatatttgCAGTGGTAAATTTACACTGGAAAGTAATGTTCACCAGTTATTAAAGAGGCCCATGTGTCACATTGCTCACACAAGTTACATTGGCCCTACTGTTGTACAGCTATCAGTATTGTTAACAAGAGGtacatgggccatatcgctcacctgagtcaccttggctcatatttaaagatttttcctatatattcacatgtaaaactttgatccctattgtagccccaacctaCTATCGTGGGCCTTGATTTTTATAACTTaattctgcactatgtcaggaagctttcatgtaaatgtaaacttttctggcccagttatttcagaagatttttaatgatttccccaTTATGTTTGCAAGATTtggatcccctactgtggccccatcttactcctagggaccatgatttttacaatcttgaatctgcacaatgtcaggaagctttcaagcaaaggtaaacttctttggtccaaaggttaagaagaacatttttaaaagatttttttgtattcattagTTATGTAACACTTAggtcccctgttgtggccccaccctagccCCTGGAGTCACGAGTTtaatgaacttgaatctgcactgccaggaagctttcatgtaaatatctgcttttctggctcagtggttcttgagaagtagattttttaagattttccctatctatttgtaagtaaatctttgatcccccattgttgCCTCATCTTAGCCACTggaaccatgatttgaacaaacttgaatctgcagtatgttaggaagcattcatgtaaatttccactttcctagcccagtagtttttgaaaagaaaatgtttgaagattttccctatatatttgtatttaaaactttgatcccttattgtgtccccatcctacccctggggaccatgattttaacaacttgaatctgcaccgtcatgaagctttcatgtaaatatcagcttttcaggCTCAGTGGTGgagaagtagatttttaaagattttcataagATTTTGAAATGAGCCCACCCTATTTAtgcaattttgtaattacatcttccctttgaaggggtgcatggcctttcatttgaacaaactttaatgcccttcaccaaaggatttttgaccaagtttggctgaaattggcccagtggttctggagaagtcgaaaatgtaaaaggtgtacagacagacaacaggcgatcagaaaatctcacttgagctaaaaactatTAGATGTCTTTTGATTCAACATCCTAGCCCAAATGCAAGTTCAACTACAACTACAGTTGTATATACATGAAAAGCTTCAGGAAACTACACAAACAAAAATTGCTGCAGATATATTGAGGATGCAATAAGGCCTTTCTTTTGTGTTTCATGCTTTATATTTTCACTGCAGAAGAACCAAGTAGTTTtttatactagtatatatacaCCTACTTCGGCAATACTTTTATCTGCTGACAGGAAATTAAGAATATATTTCAACAAGTTAACACTGCTAAAATAGTTTTCCATAACCTAGAGCAACACTTACCAATGAGTTCTTGGGCAGAGAGAAACACAGGACCTGACCCCTCCACTAGTCTAAACGTCACCTCCTCACCAAAACTTAAATCTAGCAAACACTACAACATAATTTCCGCAACAAATCATAAATTTGGAAAAAGAATCATTCAAACAATAGGCCCACAAGCCTTCTCGGTCATCTGAGAAGTACCAACGTAGCCCCTAGGGTTACGAgatctataataatttttcCGTTTTGAATATATCTAGGCTAGATTCTTATATTCAGCATCAatagaaaacaagatgtgttcttaaaacatgCACAAAGCTGCCAacattataaaatggaaaatagtCAGGGCCGCTGGAGATCTTTTCTGAATAAATATGTAACCTGAGCAATTTTATGCACatttcaaatccaaatttaatgaatttagacatATTAATTGTTATGCATTTCACAACTGCAAAAGATCAAATGCATCTTTTGATTTTACTTTCTAAAACTtgtgtaaaaaatattgttacattagtatataattttacagttactgtgtcagttattctggcaatttttttttaaaaataactagttACTGAATCAGTTATTcgggcaattttttttttttgacattttCGCCGCCGTGAGAAATGTCGATTtgtcaaacagattgtacacttaTACAAACTCCTCCTTTCTGACTTTGAAACGAATAGATGTTTACAGTGTAGTTGCATATTGTTCTTTGAATTTCTAGCTCCATTAGGCTTTCTTCTTTGGGGgagtattgttgttatttcgAAATCATCAACACATGCTTTACGTTTAGTAGCAGCtgccatgtttatttcaaagcattaaaatgatcTAGACTCTGTATAGATATAGATCACTATGCAAACAAACGTAACGACTATAGcttgtttattataaaagtaaaaaccaatgaTGGACAGCTCTAATGTCAAACAAGCGAAAATCAGAAGATATGTGCAGTGAAATCATAAGGCGTATTTTTGGCCCTAAAATTGTAAGCCTTACGCCAAAATCGTGGGGGTTGGCAGCTCTGCATGCATGCAGCCACCAAAAGTGCCAATACTGATGTGTGAAATCCACAATTTTTCAGCTTTTTCCAATGTGCACCGAGCTTTtctacagtatcagcaaaattaaagaaatctttCAAATAATAGACAAAAATGACTGAAacttttggctccaccctggaaccaatGGGCCACATTGTTCACCCAAGTCACCTTGACTCTGTTGTTGAGATttctaacacatttttttccccaatgTTCCCATAAAAAATGTAGACCCCAtaatgtggccccaacctagctcAAAAGGGTCGGAATATAACCAAACCCGAATTAACACATGACCTCTCAACACCAACacgaccttgctgttctggagaaggtGAAGACAAGAAATGAAAggtaaatctatatacaaaatatgatagTTCAAcctaccttgaatagttcaggaTGTATTTAATAGGTGATAATGTTTTcttataagtaggtcaaactcaaaggttaGAAACTTTGGTAAGTTTTGTTACAGGAAATGTACTATCATTCCAATAACAGCTTGTCATTTCACTTGATCGTGTGCAAATTTTTGGATGTCACTTCTCAGATTTGAGTGTTAACTGATTTTACTTTTGTTCTCGGTGACCATTGCAATCACATTGAAAGAATGACATAGTACTGTAGACTTACAGGGTTTTTTtcaaggtcttgatttcaagggaaTGAGCCTttttcaattgggaaaaatagcgacatttgcTTGTAATtaggaaaaatgtttcatacaatgACATAGGGAGAAAAACAATCCAGAGTGCATCAAGGTATAATTGGACTCCtgtcaaagcttacctcattcaaataagcaaGTAAAAAATTCGGTTTACTTCACAATTTTGAAGCAGAAGTAATCAGAGAGCCTGTGAAgtagatttatgaacaattaggCTATACCCCTGCTTTCATTAAATTGGgtaatttcaaagcaaaaatgctttttagcattgggaatggggcctcaTTTCGCCCCCTACAGACCTTTCAAATTCCCAGCTGGAAAATAACATACAATGCCTAAATATTTATGAACATCAAATAAAATGGCAAAATACGCACAAAGTTTGCTAACCAAATTACCTTCACGAGATCAAAagtcaaatgaaaaaaaaaacacgcaAGTTGATAGTCAATTCGTTCAATTATTCTAACTCTCACATAAATTCAATCGTAATTATTATTGTATGAATCAAAatcaagaaatatttcatcaatgaccttgaaaatcaatgGGATTCTTTTATGTCAAAGTATGTAAACTGATCGTCAGTTTTATGGTTCTCTTTGAATCTGCCCAACATGCTTACACACAAACGGAAACACGCATACACATTAGCGATGCTATATATCCCCTTCACAACTACATGTAGTTGTGCAAGGGGATAACAAActctgaatctgcactaccaaGGGATACTTGCATATTAACACAACGATCATGGTCCTGATGTCAGGGTGTATATAGGCATAATGGACACTTTTTATTGAAACTGACACTTTCGAAGAAAAGCAActaacattttcatttaaaaaaactgcTGATTCTGCACAATATGCTCAGTAAGTTATACCTGTTTATACTTGAACATTTAACAAACCCATGAAAAATACTTTCCCCAGAATGTAACTTGTATCGATCTCGCATAGAAACTGATTTGCTCAAActtcataatatatattattactacagtaacttgatccgaagggTCGGATCAcatcgagttgacaggcgcggatcatcagatcacacaagacgtgaagcgtcgagtttgatctggtgatccccgcctgtcaacgagacgtgatccatctcttcggatcaagttactgtagtaatgataaatttattatatacccccttctgcattttaaatccacatttataagataataaatgtaatccaaattatcaaaaacacagacatgcATGTactatgaaattatgttttgtgtacgtagaatttttgttttgtgacgcggtcaatattttccacaaataacgttgcgttgatgcattgtgacgtcatcagtttcagaggatacttatacggaatcagaaaaccagtgtggtgatcaggaaaaccggatcacacgctgtgaaatccacagtatcaacgaacgatacattgatgggtatataataaatacaatttCCACCTCTCACACGTGGCACTGCCTCGCATTTTGGACACACTTTGCAATAAACTGACATATCTGTAGCTTCAACAAGCATATTATTTGGAAATAAAGATCTAATGATATGTATACAAAAGTTTTGCCtaatatttctgttttaaagCTACTACACGTTAGTTATAGATATACTTATAGATACTTAAGTTAATAAATTGGACACCAGGCACTTTCTGATCTTCATTTACCAGTCAGGCACAATATAAACACGATATTAGAAAAGCATGAGTTACCTCTCTTCAACCAATCGCACTTCAAACCATATGCACCAGATTTTCATTGGTGCACCAAGACAAAAACacacatttcttttatttagaaCCTAACTCAATTCAAAAAAAGTATTCAAAGTCTTTGGAAAAGAGGGAAAGGAAAAACTGTTAatttgtacataaaaatttcacTCCTAAACGTCAACACCTCATGataacaaattaaattttactAAGCTCCGTCTGCTACATGCCGTCATTGACAAAATTGTTAATTCGAGTTTGTGCACTACATCTTTTACATCCTGGAATCCCAGAATGCAATATACATTGGCAGGAAATGCAAAAAATGGAAGATTTCAATCGAAATCGATGACCACGCAAGATCGAATGCCTTCATATCAATTTCCCCACACTTGACTTGTCCTCTATATTGTAGAATAACTTAAAATCGTCTTCCTTGTTTTCTTCCATGTACCCTCTCACGGTCTTTAATGCATCTTTTAATTACCACGTCGCTGGTATAAACTGGTAGATGGGTGGTTTCATCTTCTGTTTCCCTTGTACCAATGAATTCTGCAGAAATTTCTAcatctgttgacatttgatgcGATCTACGAATTCCTGAAATTCATCTTTCGTCATTCCCGCTGGAAAGTCGCTTTCCTCCAACTCCTCAATGGAGAATCAATCTTTAAGGAAACAACTGACGACATGGTTCAGTAGATGAACGTCATCCAATAGACTCAATAGGTCGCTGGCGGTCTCTCTTAAACGTCTATATCACAGATGTACTTTCTCACGACTTCACTGCGGTATTTTGCTTTCTAAGATTTTTTATTGTACCCTGGTCACACACCATCAATTGTGTTTGGTGGCAGAAATTCCAATTTGCCAAAGCGTTCCGCTGAATCCTTTGGATGTGCAATATAGTTGTCATCCAGTAGAAGGATGTTGCAGTTATTTCAGCACATTTCTTGGTTCACTGAAGATCTCTCCTATCATCCATGAATTTTTATTGTCTCTGTAGGTGACGAGCTGGCTTTTTACACAGAAGCACCTACGATCTTTGCTCTTGCCACTGATTATTAGTCTCCTCTTGTCTACACACATTAAAGCTGCAGTTAACAAGACCTTTACACTTCTTTGATCGACTGGCAATCTCATGGGTACTGTCAGGAATGGCATGATAATAGATTCCAGTCTCCTCCGCGTTGTAAATATCATCAGCACTATACTCAGTTAACTCCAGAAGAATATCAATGAGACAGCAGTCAGTGGCATCTCTGTCTGCATCTTTTATTTTCTCCATGAAGTTTCTTGGAATCCGATGTTTTCCCTCACCTTGAATTTTGAAAACCATCAGGTATTTGCATTAAAATCTGCTACATTCATCCTTTGGGTGAAGTCATATATTGCTTTTTCTTGTAGAACTGGGCCACTGATGGGGATGTCGCGTTGTCTTGCTGTCTGGAACCATTCCTTGAACACATTGTCAAGCTGTGCATTTTTACCTCTTCGTTGTCGTTTCCTCCCTGGATTTCCAgtagattcacaattttttcaATCTTTGCACAGTTTAGGAGGATTGTAGATATAGTCGATTGGTCGAGTCCAACCTCAGGGCTCGAAATAATTGATGGCCGAATTGTCCGGGGCAAATAAGTTAGGGATTTGGGCTGGTAATTTGTAAACATGTGCCCTAGGGGCAAGTTATGAAAATTCCTCAACAATCGGACTAGTAAATATTGGACTTGTGTGCGTCCAGGTTCTTATCACATGCATATTCACTTGTGTAAAATTTTAACTATGAAGTAAGGCAACAGATAAATTCATGAATGTATCTAAGAGCGAGTTGTCCAAAGAGTTTACACAATCGGCAATCCTCGGATGATTCCTCTACATATTACACAATGGAATGACCCACAAG
Coding sequences:
- the LOC125659109 gene encoding mitotic apparatus protein p62-like isoform X6 produces the protein MAEQAREYVWDVSFVACELNKDKPTFVFSFKEEDEDEDYLIHTLFLKNAVLGASAVENERNIVQMETKNSNRKDFKAPILSLTTGKTDMCLLDLSFGEEVTFRLVEGSGPVFLSAQELIEYPEENMGQDEDLEDYTETEEEDLKETDEESPKKEATSKKRKALAAKGKGKAKDDDVEEEEMESDGDEEEDEEEEEVSSSPEKKKSSKKDTNAKMCILLRQEDPIIIPLTQ
- the LOC125659109 gene encoding mitotic apparatus protein p62-like isoform X4; translated protein: MAEQAREYVWACELNKDKPTFVFSFKEEDEDEDYLIHTLFLKNAVLGASAVENERNIVQMETKNSNRKDFKAPILSLTTGKTDMCLLDLSFGEEVTFRLVEGSGPVFLSAQELIEYPEENMGQDEDLEDYTETEEEDLKETDEESPKKEATSKKRKALAAKGKGKAKKKKVETESESEDEEDDDVEEEEMESDGDEEEDEEEEEVSSSPEKKKSSKKDTNAKSGRKVVKKGKSVKKGKK
- the LOC125659109 gene encoding mitotic apparatus protein p62-like isoform X5, coding for MAEQAREYVWDVSFVACELNKDKPTFVFSFKEEDEDEDYLIHTLFLKNAVLGASAVENERNIVQMETKNSNRKDFKAPILSLTTGKTDMCLLDLSFGEEVTFRLVEGSGPVFLSAQELIEYPEENMGQDEDLEDYTETEEEDLKETDEESPKKEATSKKRKALAAKGKGKAKDDDVEEEEMESDGDEEEDEEEEEVSSSPEKKKSSKKDTNAKSGRKVVKKGKSVKKGKK
- the LOC125659109 gene encoding mitotic apparatus protein p62-like isoform X3; this encodes MAEQAREYVWACELNKDKPTFVFSFKEEDEDEDYLIHTLFLKNAVLGASAVENERNIVQMETKNSNRKDFKAPILSLTTGKTDMCLLDLSFGEEVTFRLVEGSGPVFLSAQELIEYPEENMGQDEDLEDYTETEEEDLKETDEESPKKEATSKKRKALAAKGKGKAKKKKVETESESEDEEDDDVEEEEMESDGDEEEDEEEEEVSSSPEKKKSSKKDTNAKMCILLRQEDPIIIPLTQ
- the LOC125659109 gene encoding mitotic apparatus protein p62-like isoform X8, coding for MAEQAREYVWACELNKDKPTFVFSFKEEDEDEDYLIHTLFLKNAVLGASAVENERNIVQMETKNSNRKDFKAPILSLTTGKTDMCLLDLSFGEEVTFRLVEGSGPVFLSAQELIEYPEENMGQDEDLEDYTETEEEDLKETDEESPKKEATSKKRKALAAKGKGKAKDDDVEEEEMESDGDEEEDEEEEEVSSSPEKKKSSKKDTNAKMCILLRQEDPIIIPLTQ
- the LOC125659109 gene encoding nucleoplasmin-like protein ANO39 isoform X2 yields the protein MAEQAREYVWDVSFVACELNKDKPTFVFSFKEEDEDEDYLIHTLFLKNAVLGASAVENERNIVQMETKNSNRKDFKAPILSLTTGKTDMCLLDLSFGEEVTFRLVEGSGPVFLSAQELIEYPEENMGQDEDLEDYTETEEEDLKETDEESPKKEATSKKRKALAAKGKGKAKKKKVETESESEDEEDDDVEEEEMESDGDEEEDEEEEEVSSSPEKKKSSKKDTNAKMCILLRQEDPIIIPLTQ
- the LOC125659109 gene encoding nucleoplasmin-like protein ANO39 isoform X1 is translated as MAEQAREYVWDVSFVACELNKDKPTFVFSFKEEDEDEDYLIHTLFLKNAVLGASAVENERNIVQMETKNSNRKDFKAPILSLTTGKTDMCLLDLSFGEEVTFRLVEGSGPVFLSAQELIEYPEENMGQDEDLEDYTETEEEDLKETDEESPKKEATSKKRKALAAKGKGKAKKKKVETESESEDEEDDDVEEEEMESDGDEEEDEEEEEVSSSPEKKKSSKKDTNAKSGRKVVKKGKSVKKGKK
- the LOC125659109 gene encoding mitotic apparatus protein p62-like isoform X7, which gives rise to MAEQAREYVWACELNKDKPTFVFSFKEEDEDEDYLIHTLFLKNAVLGASAVENERNIVQMETKNSNRKDFKAPILSLTTGKTDMCLLDLSFGEEVTFRLVEGSGPVFLSAQELIEYPEENMGQDEDLEDYTETEEEDLKETDEESPKKEATSKKRKALAAKGKGKAKDDDVEEEEMESDGDEEEDEEEEEVSSSPEKKKSSKKDTNAKSGRKVVKKGKSVKKGKK